The Streptomyces kanamyceticus DNA segment GCGCTGACCGCGCCCTTGGCCTCGGGAGCATCCGGGGTCTGCCCCGGCTCAGGTCCTGCACTCATGGCCTGGCACCTTTCCCGTTCAGCTCGCGGAGCGTTCCGCCGCCTCGACGACGTTCACCAGGAGCTGCGCGCGGGTCATCGGGCCGACACCGCCGGGGTTCGGCGAGATCCACCCGGCCACCTCGGCGACGCCCGGGTGGACATCGCCGACGATCTTGCCGTTCTCGTCGCGCGAGACGCCGACGTCCAGGACGGCGGCGCCCGGCTTCACGTCCTCGGGCTTGATCAGGTGCGGCACGCCCGCCGCGGCGACGATGATGTCCGCCCGCCTGAGGTGGGCGGCGAGGTCACGGGTGCCGGTGTGGCACTGCGTGACGGTGGCGTTCTCGGACTTGCGGGTGAGGAGGAGCGGCATGGGCCTGCCGATGGTCACGCCGCGGCCGACCACGACGACCTCGGCGCCCTTGATCTCCACGTCGTGTTGCCTGAGCAGCCGGATGATTCCGTACGGCGTGCAGGGCAGCGGCGCCGGCTCGTTCAGGACGAGGCGGCCGAGGTTCATCGGGTGCAGGCCGTCGGCGTCCTTGTCCGGGTCCATCAGCTCCAGGACGCGGTTCTCGTCGATGCCCTTGGGCAGCGGGAGCTGGACGATGTAACCCGTGCACTCCGGGTCCTCGTTCAGCTCGCGGACGACCGCCTCGATCTCCTCCTGGGAGGCGGTGGCGGGCAGTTCGCGCTGGATGGAGGCGATGCCCACCTGCGCGCAGTCGCGGTGCTTGCCCGCGACGTACTTCTGGCTGCCCGGGTCGTCGCCGACCAGGACGGTACCGAGTCCGGGCGTGACGCCCTTCTCCTTCAGGGCCGCCACGCGGGCGGTCAGTTCGGACTTGATCGCGGCTGCGGTGGCCTTGCCATCGAGAATCTGGGCGGTCATGCCCCCATCTTCCCGGATGACACCCGCCCGGTACCAATCAGGGCACTCCCCCGGGCGCACCGCCGTTGCGCCGCTGATCAGCGAGGTTGCACTTGCACAACACATACGGACTACGGCTGGACAAATAAGCCACGGCTAAAGAACCATGTGCGGCACAGTGCCGCGGCAGTGTCGGGGGGACGGACCGCATCTGTAGAACTTCCTCCATGGTGTGCCGCGTCGTCCCCAGCACGACCCGACGGAGGAAGACCGCCATGAGTTACGGCGACCCGAACAACCCATACGGGCAGCCGCCCCAGCAGCCCCCGGCCGCTCCCGGGTACGGCTATCCCCAGCAGGGCCCGCCCGGCGTCCCGCCGCAGCAGGGCTACGGCTACCCGCAGCAGCAGCCCGGCTACCCGGGCTACCCCGGTTACCCGGGCGGCAACATGATGCAGCAGTCGATGCCGGGCCTCCTGATGACCGCGCGGGTCTTCCTGTTCCTGATCTCCTCGGTGCAGATCCTGTCGACCATCGGCTTCCTCTACGGCGCGGCCGTCGCCAACGACGTCTCGGACAGCGCCGACGAGTTCGGGCTCGACGACGCGGGCTTCGGTGACGCGGCCACCGGCCTGTTCGTGGTCTTCGCGCTCATCGCCGCCGCCTTCGCCGCCCTCTCGATCACGCTCGGCGTGAAGTTCGGCCGCGGCGGCCAGGGCGTGCGCATCACGACGGTCGTGTACGGCGCGCTCGGTGGCATCGTCGGCCTGATCTACCTCTTCGTCGGCCTGGACACGGGCTACGCGACCGCGATCATCGGCCCGCTCATCTGGGTCGTCTTCGCCGTCATCATCACCCTCGCGCCCGTCGTCCCCAGCGGCACCGCGTGGTTCAACCGCCCTCGCTACTGAGCGAGTTCCCCGGCGTACGCGTACAAGGGCCGCACCACTCCTGACACAGGAGGGTGCGGCCCTTGTGCGTACGTCACGCGTACGTCAGCCATGCGTACGTCAGATCATGCGGCTCAGTGGAAGAAGTGCCGCGTCCCCGTGAAGTACATCGTGACGCCCGCCTTCTTCGCGGCCTCCACGACCAGCTCGTCGCGGACCGAACCGCCCGGCTGGACCACGGCCTTGACGCCCGCGGCGGTCAGGATCTCCAGACCGTCGGGGAAGGGGAAGAACGCGTCGGACGCGGCGTAGGCGCCACGGGCCCGCTCCTCGCCCGCGCGCTCGACGGCGAGCTTCGCGGAGTCGACGCGGTTGACCTGGCCCATGCCGACGCCGACCGAGGCACCGTCCTTGGCGAGCAGGATCGCGTTGGACTTCACCGCGCGGGACGCCTTCCAGGCGAAGGCGAGATCGGCGAGCTCGCCCTCGTTCAGGGCATCGCCCGTGGCGAGCGTCCAGTTGGCGGGGTTGTCGCCGTCGGCCTGCAGCCGGTCGGTGACCTGGAGCAGCGCGCCCCCGTCGATCTGCTTGACCTCGACCGCGTTCGACGGCGCCTGGTGGGCGCGCAGCACGCGGATGTTCTTCTTCTTGGTGAGGACTTCGAGGGCGCCGTCCTCGTACTCGGGCGCGACGATGACCTCGGTGAAGATCTCGGCGACCTGCTCCGCCATCTCCTTGGAGACGGGGCGGTTGACGGCGATCACGCCGCCGAACGCGGACAGCGGGTCACAGGCGTGCGCCTTGCGGTGCGCGTCGGCGACGTTCGCGCCGATCGCGATGCCGCACGGGTTGGCGTGCTTGATGATCGCGACGCAGGGCTCGTCGTGGTCGTACGCGGCACGGCGCGCGGCGTCCGTGTCGGTGAAGTTGTTGTACGACATCTCCTTGCCGTGCAGCTGCTCGGCCTCGGCGAGACCGCCCGTGCCGTCGACGTACAACGCGGCGCCCTGGTGCGGGTTCTCGCCGTAGCGGAGCACGTTGTCGCGCGTGTACGTGGCACCGAGGAACTCGGGGAAGCCGGACTCGTCGGCGGCGGCGCTGTGCTCATCAGCGGCTCCGCCGCGGGCATCGGCGAACCAGCTCGCGACAGCCACGTCGTACGCCGCCGTGTGCTGGAACGCCTCTCCCGCGAGCCGCTTGCGCGCGGTCAGGTCGAAGCCGCCCGCCTTGACCGCCGCGAGCACGTCCGCGTAGCGCTTCGGGTCGGTGACGACCGCGACCGAGGGGTGGTTCTTGGCGGCGGCGCGGACCATCGAGGGGCCGCCGATGTCGATCTGCTCGACGCACTCGTCGGGAGTGGCGCCCGAGGCGACGGTCTCCTTGAAGGGGTACAGGTTCACCACGACGAGCTGGAAGGGCTCCACGCCGAGCTCGGCGAGCTGGCGCCGGTGGTCCTCCAGGCGCAGGTCGGCGAGGATCCCCGCGTGGACCTTCGGGTGCAGCGTCTTGACGCGGCCGTCCAGGCACTCGGGGAAGCCGGTGAGCTCCTCGACCTTGGTGACGGGCACCCCGGCGGCGGCGATCCGCCCGGCCGTCGAACCGGTGGAGACGAGCTCGACGCCCGCCTCGTGCAGCCCGCGCGCGAGCTCTTCCAGGCCGGTCTTGTCGTAGACGCTGACGAGCGCGCGCTTGATGGGGCGCTGCGCGGCGTCGTTCGCGTTCGCGGCGTTGTTCGCTTCGGCGGTCACGGGATAAGAACCTTTCGTCCCTCAATGCGGTAGCCGTGCCGGGCCAGACGCCCCACGACATCGACGAGCAGCGTGCGCTCGACTTCCTTGATGCGCTCGTGCAGAGCGCTCTCGTCGTCCTCGTCCCGGACCTCGACCACGCCCTGGGCGATGATCGGGCCGGTGTCGACGCCGTCGTCGACGAAGTGGACGGTGCAGCCGGTGACCTTCACGCCGTACGCGAGCGCGTCGCGCGCGCCGTGGGCCCCCGGAAAACTGGGCAGCAGCGCGGGGTGCGTGTTCACGACCCGCCCGCCGAAGCGCGCGAGGAACTCCTTCCCCACGATCTTCATGAACCCGGCGGAGACGACCAGATCGGGTTCGTACGCGGCGGTCGCCTCGGCCAGCGCCGCGTCCCACGCCTCGCGGGTGTCGTGGTCCTTCACCCGGCAGACGAAGACCGGGAGCCCGGCGCGCTCGGCGCGCTCCAGGCCCGCGATGCCGTCGCGGTCGGCGCCGACGGCCACGATCTCGGCCCCGTAGCCCTCCGTGCCCTCTTCGCCGATGGCGTCGATCAGGGCCTGCAGATTCGTGCCCGACCCGGACACCAGTACGACGAGGCGCTTGGGGCGCGCGACCACAGCGCTCTTGGCCACAGCGGGGCCCTTTCTCGGAGGTGCGTCTTTGTATGGTCGTACGAAGGCTTCGTGCTCCGTGATACGGGGAACCCTACGAAGCGGCCGACCGCCAGCAACGATACCGGCACCCGGAACCGCCCCTCACGGGACGGTGGCGCGGGCGGAGGGTAGCGTCTGGGGGAAAGGCGCCTGAATACCGACGAATGCCGAGTTGCCGAGCCATCGCACGACGGCTCCTCCACGGCCCTACCTAGGGGAAGACGCACACCTGATGCCGGACCGTAGCCGCCCTTCGTCTCCACCGCAGGACTCCGATTCCCAGGGACCGAAGTCCCGGGGCTCGGGCCAGCAGGGAACGGGCAAGGACGACGACAACCCCTTCGCGCCGCCGCCGGAGGGGACACCGGACAAGCCCTGGCAGCCGCGCCGCCCCTCGGGCGACTCCCACCAGGACGGC contains these protein-coding regions:
- the purN gene encoding phosphoribosylglycinamide formyltransferase, which translates into the protein MAKSAVVARPKRLVVLVSGSGTNLQALIDAIGEEGTEGYGAEIVAVGADRDGIAGLERAERAGLPVFVCRVKDHDTREAWDAALAEATAAYEPDLVVSAGFMKIVGKEFLARFGGRVVNTHPALLPSFPGAHGARDALAYGVKVTGCTVHFVDDGVDTGPIIAQGVVEVRDEDDESALHERIKEVERTLLVDVVGRLARHGYRIEGRKVLIP
- a CDS encoding bifunctional methylenetetrahydrofolate dehydrogenase/methenyltetrahydrofolate cyclohydrolase, which produces MTAQILDGKATAAAIKSELTARVAALKEKGVTPGLGTVLVGDDPGSQKYVAGKHRDCAQVGIASIQRELPATASQEEIEAVVRELNEDPECTGYIVQLPLPKGIDENRVLELMDPDKDADGLHPMNLGRLVLNEPAPLPCTPYGIIRLLRQHDVEIKGAEVVVVGRGVTIGRPMPLLLTRKSENATVTQCHTGTRDLAAHLRRADIIVAAAGVPHLIKPEDVKPGAAVLDVGVSRDENGKIVGDVHPGVAEVAGWISPNPGGVGPMTRAQLLVNVVEAAERSAS
- the purH gene encoding bifunctional phosphoribosylaminoimidazolecarboxamide formyltransferase/IMP cyclohydrolase, with translation MTAEANNAANANDAAQRPIKRALVSVYDKTGLEELARGLHEAGVELVSTGSTAGRIAAAGVPVTKVEELTGFPECLDGRVKTLHPKVHAGILADLRLEDHRRQLAELGVEPFQLVVVNLYPFKETVASGATPDECVEQIDIGGPSMVRAAAKNHPSVAVVTDPKRYADVLAAVKAGGFDLTARKRLAGEAFQHTAAYDVAVASWFADARGGAADEHSAAADESGFPEFLGATYTRDNVLRYGENPHQGAALYVDGTGGLAEAEQLHGKEMSYNNFTDTDAARRAAYDHDEPCVAIIKHANPCGIAIGANVADAHRKAHACDPLSAFGGVIAVNRPVSKEMAEQVAEIFTEVIVAPEYEDGALEVLTKKKNIRVLRAHQAPSNAVEVKQIDGGALLQVTDRLQADGDNPANWTLATGDALNEGELADLAFAWKASRAVKSNAILLAKDGASVGVGMGQVNRVDSAKLAVERAGEERARGAYAASDAFFPFPDGLEILTAAGVKAVVQPGGSVRDELVVEAAKKAGVTMYFTGTRHFFH